Proteins from a genomic interval of Parambassis ranga unplaced genomic scaffold, fParRan2.1 scaffold_24_arrow_ctg1, whole genome shotgun sequence:
- the LOC114430566 gene encoding B2 bradykinin receptor-like, with the protein MSANLSNQTTYQNETQCYGDIFFYLTVMEVSFLPISVLGIILNLFVLVVFCFHKKACTAPEIYLSNLAAADFLLMCCFPFDVLVLANDYMSSAICKLISTIIYMNTSCSCGFLVLVSIDRYLALVHPLSHERLRRPICAKLGCVLVWTLGFLLNVDVIVYFKAVRDPENNVTECSSVYPSRSHDVLFSVLYSTFTFFLPLCIMSFCTVNILHVLRNRVTESSNTQKMEHRATTLVLAVLLVFMICWLPGQIARVIHLLLVYTPKDECLVKLLRFIRVFSFFLGIFNNALNPILYVLVGKTFRRKMKELFQQCRT; encoded by the coding sequence ATGTCTGCCAACCTGAGCAACCAGACTACATATCAGAATGAAACACAGTGTTATGGTGACATATTCTTTTACCTCACAGTGATGGAGGTGTCCTTCCTTCCCATCAGTGTGCTGGGAATCATCCTcaatctgtttgtgttggtggttttcTGCTTCCACAAGAAGGCCTGCACTGCGCCTGAGATCTACTTAAgcaacctggctgctgctgacttTCTTCTGATGTGCTGTTTCCCCTTTGACGTTCTAGTTTTAGCAAACGATTACATGAGTTCTGCCATATGCAAACTGATATCAACTATCATCTACATGAACACCTCCTGCAGCTGTGGCTTCCTTGTTCTGGTTAGCATAGATCGTTATTTGGCACTGGTGCACCCGCTGTCCCATGAAAGACTGCGCAGGCCAATTTGTGCCaaactgggatgtgttctggtGTGGACTCTGGGTTTTCTTCTGAATGTTGATGTTATCGTTTACTTTAAAGCAGTACGTGATCCTGAGAATAATGTTACTGAATGTAGTAGTGTTTATCCAAGTAGAAGTCATGATGTGCTGTTTAGTGTTCTGTATTCAACATTcaccttcttcctccccctttgTATTATGTCCTTCTGCACTGTCAACATTCTTCATGTTTTGAGGAACAGGGTAACAGAGAGCTCAAACACTCAGAAAATGGAGCACAGGGCCACCACTCTGGTCCTGGCAGTCCTCCTGGTGTTCATGATCTGCTGGCTGCCAGGCCAAATCGCAAGAGTCATACATTTATTACTTGTATATACCCCTAAGGATGAGTGTCTTGTTAAATTATTGCGCTTCATCAGagtcttttccttcttcttggGCATTTTCAACAATGCTCTCAACCCAATTCTCTACGTCTTAGTCGGGAAAACTTTCCGCCGAAAAATGAAGGAATTATTCCAGCAGTGCAGAACATAA